Proteins encoded by one window of Manduca sexta isolate Smith_Timp_Sample1 chromosome 12, JHU_Msex_v1.0, whole genome shotgun sequence:
- the LOC115451215 gene encoding cytochrome P450 9e2 — protein sequence MLLIIWALVLVAAAVEYIRRTYTLFTRQGVKQIAPVPLLGDMTPLLLRKEHFTKHMERIYNENSGERFVGRYEFTKPTLFLRDIELLKKITVKDFEHFLDHKTFIDEHTDTMFGRSLFSLKGQEWKDMRSTLSPAFTSSKMKLMMPFMVEVGEQMIQALKKKITDSGVGYVDIDCKDLTTRYANDVIASCAFGLKVDSITEENNQFYAMGKTASTFTFKQNLVFFAYSVIPKIIQMLNITFVSDETKNFFTDLVTSTMKDRVARHIIRPDMINILMEVKKGKISHEENSTKDIDAGFATVEESAVGLKEVNRVWSDDDLVAQAFLFFIAGFETVSSAMSFLLHEIAVNPDVQERLYQEIKDNKANNGGKFDYNSIQQLKYMDMVVSETLRLWPPAVILDRLCIKDYNMGKPNNKADKDFICRKGQSLVIPVWALHRDPQYFPNPDKFDPERFSDENKHNIKPFTYLPFGLGPRNCIGSRFALIEVKVMMYLLLEHLEVSPCEKTCIPAVLDKSTFSMMMHGGHWIRLKVRQ from the exons ATGTTGTTGATAATATGGGCGTTGGTGCTGGTGGCTGCAGCGGTGGAATACATCAGACGTACATACACTCTGTTTACCAGGCAAGGAGTCAAGCAGATCGCccccgtcccactgctgggggACATGACACCGCTTCTCTTAAGAAAAGAGCATTTCACTAAACATATGGAGAGAATATATAACGAAAACTCTGGTGAAAG GTTTGTGGGGCGCTACGAATTTACCAAGCCGACACTATTTTTGCGCGACATCGAGCTGTTAAAGAAGATCACTGTGAAAGACTTCGAGCACTTCCTGGACCACAAGACGTTTATAGACGAACATACGGATACTATGTTCGGCAGGAGCCTCTTTTCTTTGAAAG GTCAAGAATGGAAGGATATGCGCTCCACCCTAAGCCCCGCGTTCACCAGCTCCAAGATGAAGCTCATGATGCCATTCATGGTGGAAGTGGGCGAGCAAATGATACAGGCGTTGAAGAAAAAGATTACAGATTCCGGAG TTGGCTACGTAGACATTGACTGTAAAGACCTGACGACGCGCTACGCCAATGACGTGATCGCTTCCTGTGCCTTCGGGCTGAAAGTGGACTCCATAACGGAGGAGAATAATCAATTCTACGCGATGGGCAAAACTGCTTCCACATTCACCTTCAAACAGAACCTCGTATTCTTTGCATATTCAGTCATCCCTAAGATAATACAg ATGCTGAACATAACGTTTGTTAGTGACGAAACTAAAAACTTCTTTACCGACCTGGTGACAAGTACAATGAAGGACAGAGTGGCCAGGCACATCATCAGGCCTGATATGATCAACATCCTCATGGAGGTCAAGAAGg GAAAAATATCTCACGAAGAAAACTCTACCAAAGATATTGACGCTGGATTTGCTACTGTCGAAGAATCTGCTGTAGGCTTGAAAGAAGTTAACAGAG TATGGTCTGACGATGATCTCGTCGCGCAAGCGTTCCTGTTCTTCATCGCTGGTTTCGAGACCGTGTCATCAGCGATGTCGTTCCTCCTCCATGAAATCGCAGTGAACCCTGACGTCCAAGAGCGGTTGTACCAGGAGATCAAAGACAACAAGGCGAATAACGGAGGGAAGTTCGACTACAACTCCATACAGCAATTGAAGTATATGGATATGGTGGTTTCGG AGACACTAAGGCTCTGGCCCCCAGCAGTTATTCTAGACAGGCTATGCATCAAGGATTACAACATGGGCAAGCCTAACAACAAAGCTGACAAGGATTTCATA TGTCGCAAAGGTCAGAGTCTAGTTATTCCTGTATGGGCGCTCCACAGAGACCCCCAATACTTCCCGAACCCAGACAAGTTTGACCCTGAGCGATTCTCCGACGAGAACAAACACAACATCAAGCCTTTTACATACTTACCCTTCGGCTTGGGACCCAGAAATTGTATTG GATCGAGGTTCGCTCTGATTGAAGTCAAGGTAATGATGTACCTGCTCCTAGAACACTTGGAAGTATCCCCGTGCGAGAAGACCTGCATACCAGCCGTGCTAGACAAGTCCACGTTCAGCATGATGATGCATGGTGGACACTGGATCCGGCTGAAAGTCAGACAGTGA